A single genomic interval of Adhaeribacter pallidiroseus harbors:
- a CDS encoding alpha/beta hydrolase, which yields MTLQTNQTKTNFIGLFSFLKKQSAIRAGRQVCALAFVCLTLLLASCQDDDESNSGITPKGPKPDWGPTIAPEMLRVIEKLDELSGGKALNTLTPQQARLAPTATDAVMAVMQENSIPMPPSQVDTMGYTVPVAGGSIHVRSYKPKNTAGALPGIVYYHGGGWVIATINTYDASARALAEQVGAVVVSVEYRKAPENKFPAAHEDAFAAYQWVIQNAATLGINPKKIAVAGESAGGNLAAAVSMMALENGVDLPVHQLLVYPIADNDTSSPSYLQYANAKPLSKPLMEWFFAQYIPSPFLGDSPWISLVDAPDLVGLPSATVINAEIDPLLSEGQEYATKLKAAGVPVTSKVYPGVTHEFFGMATVVPQAKEAQKLAADELKAAFSKIQ from the coding sequence ATGACTTTACAAACCAACCAAACCAAAACTAATTTTATCGGGCTATTTTCTTTTTTAAAAAAACAATCTGCTATACGAGCTGGCCGGCAAGTTTGTGCCCTTGCATTCGTGTGCCTGACGCTTTTACTGGCCTCTTGCCAGGACGATGACGAATCAAACTCCGGCATTACGCCCAAAGGACCGAAACCCGACTGGGGGCCCACCATCGCGCCCGAAATGTTGCGGGTAATTGAAAAACTAGATGAACTGAGCGGTGGCAAAGCCTTAAATACGCTGACGCCCCAGCAAGCACGCCTCGCGCCCACGGCTACCGATGCGGTTATGGCGGTAATGCAGGAAAATAGCATTCCGATGCCTCCTTCGCAAGTAGATACCATGGGCTATACCGTACCCGTAGCTGGCGGCAGCATACACGTTAGAAGTTATAAACCCAAAAATACCGCCGGCGCATTACCCGGTATTGTGTACTACCACGGTGGTGGCTGGGTAATTGCCACTATTAATACCTACGATGCTTCGGCACGGGCTTTAGCCGAACAAGTGGGAGCAGTAGTGGTTTCGGTAGAATACCGGAAAGCGCCCGAAAATAAATTCCCGGCGGCCCACGAAGATGCGTTTGCCGCGTATCAGTGGGTAATACAAAATGCCGCAACCCTTGGCATCAATCCGAAAAAAATTGCCGTAGCCGGCGAAAGTGCGGGTGGTAATTTAGCGGCGGCGGTTAGTATGATGGCGCTGGAAAATGGCGTAGACTTGCCGGTGCACCAGCTGCTGGTTTACCCGATTGCCGACAACGACACCAGTTCTCCGTCTTACCTCCAATACGCCAACGCCAAGCCTTTGAGCAAACCGCTAATGGAATGGTTTTTTGCGCAATACATACCTTCTCCGTTTTTGGGCGATAGTCCCTGGATTTCGTTGGTAGATGCGCCCGACCTGGTTGGTTTACCTTCGGCCACGGTAATAAACGCCGAGATAGATCCTTTACTGAGTGAGGGTCAGGAATACGCCACTAAGTTAAAAGCCGCGGGCGTGCCGGTTACTTCTAAGGTATACCCCGGGGTTACACACGAGTTTTTCGGGATGGCCACCGTAGTACCGCAAGCCAAAGAAGCACAGAAATTAGCGGCCGATGAGCTGAAAGCCGCTTTCAGCAAAATACAATAA
- a CDS encoding AraC family transcriptional regulator, protein MFYRIIPPDRVLQDYVQYFWILKADEKIPVRTFVDDSSGFLFEFTADGTSLRRNMVYGQTTQPTLNPDPASFLALGVLFYPWALQELFRVNASHLTNQRVHLDEFLNFSFLEMLEAEKDFSGKIRLLAQVLTTQAALAQQPDQLMQQMIRYIKQSKGMLSVKSVQGFGHLSEKQLERRFRITIGVSPRHFIKITRFKAALSFMASQPRHSLTDIAYAFNYFDQAHFIKQSNELTGLSPKVLREKRHPGLANIIL, encoded by the coding sequence ATGTTTTACAGAATTATTCCGCCGGACCGGGTTTTGCAAGATTATGTTCAATATTTCTGGATCTTGAAAGCGGATGAGAAAATTCCGGTCCGGACGTTTGTGGATGATTCTTCCGGATTTCTTTTTGAGTTTACCGCGGATGGTACCAGCCTGCGCCGGAATATGGTGTACGGACAAACTACCCAACCCACGCTCAACCCCGACCCAGCTTCGTTTTTGGCGTTAGGAGTACTTTTTTACCCATGGGCCCTGCAAGAACTGTTTCGGGTAAATGCCAGCCACCTGACTAACCAACGGGTGCACCTGGATGAATTTTTAAATTTTTCTTTTTTGGAAATGCTGGAAGCGGAGAAAGATTTTTCAGGTAAAATCCGGCTGCTAGCGCAAGTTCTCACTACCCAGGCAGCTTTGGCGCAACAGCCAGATCAATTAATGCAACAAATGATCCGGTATATCAAGCAAAGTAAAGGAATGCTTTCGGTGAAATCAGTACAAGGTTTTGGCCACCTTTCGGAAAAACAACTCGAACGAAGATTCCGGATTACGATTGGGGTTTCGCCGCGGCATTTTATCAAAATTACGCGTTTCAAAGCCGCTCTCTCTTTTATGGCAAGTCAGCCCCGGCATTCCTTAACGGATATCGCCTATGCTTTTAATTATTTTGATCAGGCGCATTTTATAAAACAGAGCAACGAGCTCACCGGTTTAAGCCCGAAGGTTCTGCGAGAAAAAAGGCATCCGGGTTTGGCCAATATTATACTCTGA
- a CDS encoding nuclear transport factor 2 family protein produces MNEETMQARQIIEKWHQALNQKDKAQLAALVQADVKIGGPKGETEGIPVLLEWVDRANISLFPQKYFRAGNTFLVEEAAAWHHPETGDLVGSQVVVSVFTLANNLIARINRYDNLSQALTASGLQPQDLKILPGNEAHNFKK; encoded by the coding sequence ATGAACGAAGAAACCATGCAAGCCCGGCAGATCATTGAAAAGTGGCACCAGGCTTTAAATCAAAAAGACAAAGCGCAATTAGCGGCCTTGGTACAGGCAGATGTAAAAATAGGTGGTCCAAAGGGAGAAACCGAAGGAATTCCGGTTTTGCTGGAATGGGTAGATCGGGCCAACATTTCGCTTTTTCCACAGAAGTATTTTCGGGCGGGTAACACTTTTTTAGTGGAAGAAGCAGCAGCGTGGCATCATCCGGAAACGGGCGATCTGGTAGGTTCTCAGGTGGTCGTTTCGGTATTTACACTGGCTAATAACCTGATCGCGCGCATCAACCGGTACGACAATTTAAGCCAGGCACTTACCGCCTCCGGATTACAGCCCCAGGATTTAAAAATCTTGCCCGGTAACGAAGCACACAATTTTAAAAAATGA
- a CDS encoding cupin domain-containing protein encodes MTNPITEYTESGILELYILGELTPAEAEEVEQMATQHPAIRQELEVIQENLAQYALAHAVAPPALAKSLFLATVDYLERLKNGEPAATIPLLNEHSRVTDYAEWLNRPDLTLPPGVKDLHIKIIGYTPEVTTAIAWLIDEATNEVHHNEYERFLVVEGTCTVTSGPDLIYLKPGDYYAVPLHTPHAIEVTSEVPCKVVIQRVAV; translated from the coding sequence ATGACTAACCCTATTACCGAATATACAGAATCCGGCATTCTGGAGCTTTATATTTTGGGAGAATTAACACCGGCCGAAGCCGAAGAAGTAGAACAAATGGCTACCCAACACCCGGCCATTCGCCAGGAGCTGGAGGTTATCCAGGAAAACCTGGCGCAATATGCCCTGGCCCACGCGGTGGCCCCACCCGCGTTAGCAAAATCCTTATTTCTGGCCACGGTCGATTACTTGGAACGTCTGAAAAACGGCGAACCCGCGGCTACCATACCGCTTTTAAACGAACACTCCCGCGTAACGGACTATGCCGAATGGCTAAACCGGCCGGATCTTACTTTGCCACCAGGGGTAAAAGATTTACACATAAAAATTATTGGCTACACCCCGGAAGTAACCACCGCCATCGCGTGGTTAATAGACGAAGCGACCAACGAAGTGCACCATAACGAATACGAGCGCTTTTTAGTGGTAGAAGGCACCTGTACCGTTACTTCGGGCCCGGATTTAATTTATTTAAAGCCCGGCGATTACTACGCCGTTCCCTTACATACGCCCCACGCCATTGAGGTAACTTCGGAGGTACCTTGTAAAGTAGTAATACAACGCGTGGCGGTTTAG
- a CDS encoding RNA polymerase sigma factor, which produces MQENSSRKEAEKALATSLQNSEPEVLALLYDAYAPVLMGLITRIVRSAPTAELVLQETFLAIWQQRATYKPDQCGLLTWLIMVAKETALASLQNTNYSSAAAGTETQPATVKEQEITSSQPPETFVPKSFNQLNAAEKAVLDLIYLKGCSCAEAAANLGISEENLKITLRQAITHLRAIKP; this is translated from the coding sequence ATGCAGGAAAACTCGAGCCGCAAAGAGGCGGAAAAAGCTTTAGCTACTTCTTTGCAAAATAGTGAACCAGAAGTGCTGGCTTTATTGTACGATGCGTATGCGCCGGTGCTGATGGGATTAATTACCCGCATTGTCCGGAGTGCCCCCACGGCCGAATTAGTATTGCAGGAAACGTTCCTGGCCATCTGGCAACAGCGGGCTACCTACAAGCCAGACCAATGCGGACTTTTAACCTGGTTGATTATGGTGGCCAAAGAAACTGCTCTGGCTTCTTTGCAAAACACCAATTACTCTTCCGCCGCAGCTGGAACAGAAACCCAACCTGCTACTGTTAAGGAGCAAGAAATAACCAGCAGCCAACCTCCGGAAACATTTGTTCCGAAATCATTTAATCAATTAAATGCCGCGGAAAAAGCAGTATTGGATTTAATATACCTGAAAGGCTGTAGTTGTGCCGAAGCGGCGGCCAACTTAGGTATTTCGGAAGAAAATTTAAAAATAACATTACGCCAAGCCATTACTCATTTACGGGCCATTAAACCATGA
- a CDS encoding acyltransferase family protein, whose product MNKISASPHRMVGQDAIAKLPARYLSLDVLRGMTIALMIVVNTPGSWETVYGPFRHAKWHGFTITDLVFPTFLFVVGNAMSFSLRKMEQQNSSVFLSKVLKRTAFIFFIGLFLNAYPFITFADGVYAVKDFSALRIMGVLQRIALCYGVGALIIHFFKIRGAIFFSVLALLGYWAIMYFMGTQPDPFSLPGNAALKFDLTLLPEKNLYKGYGIPFDPEGLLSTLPAIVNVIWGYLAGTYIQKNGNTQATVKNLCIAGFILLTLGAFWDMVFPINKPIWTSSYVCHTVGLDLVILAALMLFIEVAGIKKWTYFFEVFGRNPLFIYAMSGILVKTMSLIRIGDEGLQSWIYQTGFTPWLAGNNASLLFAITYMLVLWLLGFWMDKKKIYVKV is encoded by the coding sequence ATGAATAAGATTTCAGCTTCTCCGCATCGGATGGTAGGGCAAGATGCTATTGCTAAATTACCTGCGCGCTACTTATCGTTGGATGTACTGCGCGGTATGACCATTGCCCTTATGATTGTGGTTAATACCCCGGGCAGTTGGGAAACCGTATACGGACCCTTCCGGCACGCCAAGTGGCACGGCTTTACCATCACGGACCTGGTTTTTCCTACTTTTTTGTTTGTGGTAGGCAATGCTATGAGCTTTAGTCTCCGGAAAATGGAGCAACAAAATAGCAGCGTTTTTTTAAGTAAAGTTCTGAAGCGCACTGCTTTCATATTTTTTATCGGGTTGTTTTTAAATGCTTATCCGTTTATAACCTTTGCCGATGGTGTTTATGCGGTTAAAGATTTTTCGGCTCTGCGTATTATGGGGGTCTTGCAACGCATTGCGCTATGCTATGGCGTAGGGGCCTTAATCATTCATTTTTTTAAAATTCGGGGGGCTATCTTCTTTAGCGTTTTAGCTTTATTGGGTTACTGGGCCATTATGTATTTCATGGGCACCCAGCCCGATCCATTCAGCCTGCCTGGCAATGCCGCCCTGAAATTTGATCTAACCTTGCTCCCGGAAAAAAACTTGTATAAAGGTTACGGTATTCCCTTCGACCCGGAAGGTTTGCTGAGTACCTTGCCCGCCATCGTAAACGTAATTTGGGGTTACCTCGCGGGTACGTATATCCAGAAAAATGGCAATACCCAGGCTACAGTCAAAAACTTATGCATAGCTGGTTTTATTTTGCTAACCCTGGGCGCTTTCTGGGACATGGTATTTCCCATAAACAAACCAATCTGGACCAGTTCTTACGTATGCCATACCGTTGGTTTAGACTTAGTAATTCTGGCTGCTTTAATGTTGTTTATTGAGGTGGCCGGCATTAAAAAATGGACGTATTTTTTCGAGGTTTTTGGCCGTAATCCGTTGTTTATTTACGCCATGTCGGGTATTCTGGTAAAAACCATGAGTTTGATTCGTATTGGCGACGAGGGCTTGCAAAGTTGGATTTACCAAACCGGTTTTACACCTTGGCTCGCCGGTAACAATGCTTCGTTATTGTTTGCCATAACGTACATGCTCGTGCTGTGGCTCCTCGGGTTTTGGATGGATAAGAAGAAAATTTACGTGAAAGTTTAA
- a CDS encoding tail fiber domain-containing protein — protein MKTSKYKFLITAIVFFSSVGLSKAQYIPEQDLKKNVTPLQNALRYVQQLEPKMYEYDTRRFEKLNLPAGLQYGFMAEEVQKVLPNLVSSQSQSYMVAKNTYRSTSLKNTDLESLIPLLVAAIKEQQQQIEALKQQLDAGQKETRNN, from the coding sequence ATGAAAACTTCTAAATATAAATTTTTAATTACCGCAATTGTATTTTTCAGTAGTGTTGGGTTAAGTAAAGCCCAGTATATTCCGGAACAGGATTTAAAGAAGAATGTTACTCCCCTGCAAAATGCTTTGCGTTACGTGCAACAGCTGGAACCTAAAATGTATGAGTACGATACCCGCCGGTTTGAAAAATTAAACTTACCCGCCGGGCTGCAATATGGCTTTATGGCCGAAGAGGTACAAAAAGTATTACCGAACCTGGTAAGCTCCCAATCACAATCGTACATGGTGGCTAAAAATACTTATCGCAGCACTTCGCTTAAAAATACCGACCTGGAAAGTTTGATTCCTTTGTTGGTAGCCGCGATAAAAGAACAACAGCAGCAAATAGAAGCCCTGAAGCAACAACTCGACGCTGGACAGAAAGAAACCCGTAATAACTAA
- a CDS encoding ankyrin repeat domain-containing protein has translation MSFYSSEPSDLLFDAARRGDVAQIQDLLSQVADIDVQNGRGFTPLILATYDEHLEAAKVLIERGANVNHQDFAGNTALMGVSFKGYPDIARLLIAHGADLNTQNGSGGTALMFATMFGRNQLVKILVEAGADLSIRDSRGLTALDMALSQGNDEAIPLLQ, from the coding sequence ATGTCTTTTTATTCTTCTGAACCTTCTGATTTACTTTTTGATGCCGCTCGGCGGGGCGACGTTGCCCAGATCCAGGATTTGCTGAGCCAAGTGGCCGATATTGATGTACAGAATGGCCGCGGTTTTACGCCGCTTATTCTGGCCACTTACGACGAGCACCTGGAGGCCGCCAAAGTTTTGATCGAAAGAGGAGCCAACGTAAACCACCAGGATTTTGCCGGTAATACGGCTTTAATGGGCGTAAGCTTTAAAGGTTACCCCGATATAGCACGCTTGCTGATTGCCCACGGGGCCGATTTAAATACCCAGAATGGCAGCGGCGGCACCGCCTTAATGTTTGCCACCATGTTTGGACGCAACCAATTGGTTAAAATTTTGGTGGAAGCGGGTGCCGACCTAAGCATCCGGGATAGCCGCGGCCTTACCGCCCTGGATATGGCTTTAAGCCAAGGGAACGACGAAGCCATTCCTTTACTACAGTAA
- a CDS encoding TolC family protein — MLTKSNFLFLFISPVLFLSLKANCQDKILSLPEALQTSLTHYGTIKAKTNYVLAAEAAVRQSQKEYLPDFSISGQHDYGTINGQNGAFYGFRGLNSSSSGPPMEAQNWNAAFGSLYLANVSWDFFSFGKARERIELAKASRSQDEADLTQEQFQHQVRVAGAYLNLQAAQRLAQSQERNLERALALKRVVVARAQNGLNPGVDSSLANAEVSSARIALTRSQDTEQEQSNQLAQLLGVPSQVFRLDSTFITKIPVALTANATLPSDNHPVLTFYRRRVQVSQEREKYFRTLQYPTLSFFSVLQGRGSGFGYDYNEGNTQAYSKSYREGVVPSRGNYLVGVGLVWNLTSSLRVQQQVQAQQYTSRALNEEYALVNQRIQAQQSLAETKIQNALRNYREAPVQIQAATNAYQQKKVLYTNGLATIVDITQALYALNRAEIDRDIANTNVWQALLLKAAAAGDLSIFTNEF, encoded by the coding sequence ATGCTTACAAAAAGTAATTTCCTCTTTTTATTTATTAGTCCGGTTTTATTCTTATCGCTTAAAGCTAATTGCCAGGATAAAATACTTTCGCTCCCCGAGGCGCTGCAAACCAGCCTGACGCATTACGGAACCATTAAAGCCAAGACCAATTACGTATTAGCCGCCGAAGCAGCGGTACGACAATCGCAAAAAGAATACTTGCCCGATTTCAGTATTTCGGGGCAGCACGATTACGGCACCATCAACGGCCAGAACGGCGCGTTTTATGGGTTCCGGGGTTTAAACTCGTCTTCGTCGGGGCCACCCATGGAAGCGCAAAACTGGAATGCTGCTTTTGGCTCGTTGTACCTGGCCAACGTGAGCTGGGATTTTTTCTCCTTCGGCAAAGCCCGCGAAAGAATAGAACTGGCCAAAGCTTCCCGGTCGCAGGACGAAGCTGATTTAACGCAGGAACAATTTCAGCACCAGGTACGGGTGGCCGGCGCTTATTTAAATTTGCAAGCGGCCCAGCGCCTGGCACAATCGCAGGAACGAAACCTGGAACGCGCCCTGGCCTTAAAGCGGGTAGTGGTGGCCCGAGCCCAAAATGGCTTAAACCCCGGGGTAGATTCTTCGCTGGCCAACGCCGAAGTATCCAGCGCCCGAATAGCCCTTACCCGCAGCCAAGATACCGAACAAGAGCAAAGCAACCAACTCGCTCAATTATTAGGCGTGCCGTCGCAAGTTTTCCGGTTAGATAGTACATTTATCACCAAAATACCGGTAGCCTTAACGGCTAATGCTACTTTACCTTCTGATAATCACCCGGTACTTACTTTTTATCGCCGGCGGGTGCAGGTTAGTCAGGAGCGGGAAAAGTATTTTCGTACTTTGCAATATCCAACCTTATCGTTTTTTAGCGTGCTGCAAGGGCGGGGTTCCGGTTTTGGGTACGATTACAACGAAGGCAATACCCAGGCATATTCCAAAAGTTACCGCGAAGGCGTGGTGCCCTCCCGGGGCAATTACCTGGTGGGAGTAGGGTTAGTCTGGAATTTAACCAGTTCTTTGCGCGTGCAACAGCAGGTACAAGCCCAGCAATACACGTCGCGGGCTTTAAACGAAGAATATGCCCTGGTAAACCAGCGGATACAAGCGCAGCAAAGTTTAGCCGAAACGAAAATCCAAAACGCCCTGCGTAATTACCGCGAAGCGCCGGTCCAGATTCAGGCGGCGACTAACGCCTACCAGCAGAAAAAGGTGCTGTACACCAACGGCCTCGCTACCATTGTGGATATTACCCAGGCGCTGTACGCCTTAAACCGGGCCGAGATTGACCGCGATATTGCCAACACCAACGTGTGGCAAGCTTTACTACTCAAAGCCGCCGCCGCCGGCGATTTAAGCATTTTTACGAATGAATTTTAA
- a CDS encoding efflux RND transporter permease subunit — MDLIRSALRKPITIMVIVAGVFFFGINAIRNIKIDIFPELNLPVIYISHPFGGYTPAQMEAYFGKQYVNLMLYVAGVKSIETRNIQGLTLMKLTFYEGTNMAQAAAEVTAFTNRGQVNFPPGSQPPFIMRFDATTLPVGQLVLSSAVRSNNELQDLANTYLRSSFTSIPGLVSPPPFGGNVRTIVIKVNPELLRSHNLTADQVVLAMREYNQNSPAGNVRIGDYNYLTPANTSLKRVQDFENIPLYKGAIHNVYLRDVATVEDAADVTTSYALVNGKRSVYLAITKSANASTWEVVKNLKKALPRFQSQLPADVKLSYEFDQSVYVINSVKSLITEGVIGAILTGLMVLLFLGDKRGALIVILTIPTSIIAGVLFLYLFGQTINIMTLSGLSLAIGILVDESTVTIENIHQHLDMGKPKALAIWDACQEIAFPKLLILFCILAVFAPALTMKGIPGALFLPLALAIGFSMITSYLLAQTFVPIMANWLLLDQHKTNHALPPSKTSHDPADTWDQKKILLENSKDGKLTRFDKFRLRFLRLIEAMLPFRKVIVLGYVVVALGLSAVLLSTIGRDVLPKVNSGQFQVRLRAPDGTRIERTEAKLVKTLKVLENMVGRENIDISSAFIGQHPGQYSTAPIYLFMSGPQEAVLQVNLSEEYHVNMDELKEQFRKEIKAAMPELQVSFEPIELTDKILSQGSPTPIEVKVSGKNKKLNEEYAQKVTQNLKKIAYLRDVQIGQAIKYPTINITIDRTRAAQLGLSVSDISRSLVASTSSSRFIEKNVWVDDKASQTYSVQVEVPEYNMASINDIREIPLMANRARPILSDVADIEPATSYGENDNLGVLPVISVTANLNQKDLGTASADVQTAIKSLGELPRGLTVEATGLTRTLDETLDSLQSGLVVAIVVIFLMLAANFQSFKVSLVVLSTVPAVLLGSLALLLVTGSTLNLQSYMGMIMSVGVSVSNAVLLVTNAEHLRRHNGNALESAKEATALRLRPILMTSLAMIAGMIPMAAGFGEGGDQASPLGRAVIGGLVASTFAALLILPLVFAWVQGKASTQSVSLDPEDKESKFYIPAVHES, encoded by the coding sequence ATGGATTTAATCAGGAGCGCGCTCAGAAAACCCATTACCATTATGGTAATTGTGGCGGGAGTTTTTTTCTTTGGTATCAACGCCATCCGCAACATTAAGATCGATATTTTCCCGGAGCTTAACTTGCCCGTGATCTATATTTCGCATCCCTTCGGTGGGTATACCCCGGCCCAAATGGAAGCTTATTTCGGGAAGCAGTACGTAAACCTGATGCTGTACGTGGCGGGCGTAAAAAGCATCGAAACCCGCAACATTCAGGGGCTAACCCTCATGAAACTCACTTTTTACGAAGGCACCAACATGGCCCAGGCGGCCGCCGAGGTAACTGCGTTCACGAACCGGGGGCAAGTGAACTTTCCACCGGGGTCGCAGCCGCCGTTTATCATGCGTTTCGATGCTACTACTTTACCGGTGGGGCAGTTGGTTTTAAGCAGCGCTGTCCGCTCGAACAACGAATTACAAGATTTGGCCAACACGTATTTGCGCTCGTCGTTTACCTCTATTCCGGGTTTGGTTTCGCCGCCGCCGTTCGGGGGCAACGTGCGCACCATCGTGATAAAAGTAAATCCGGAGTTGTTGCGCTCGCATAATTTAACCGCCGACCAGGTGGTGCTGGCCATGCGGGAATACAACCAAAACTCACCCGCCGGGAACGTGCGGATCGGGGATTATAATTACCTCACGCCGGCCAATACCTCGCTTAAACGCGTGCAGGATTTCGAAAATATTCCTTTGTATAAAGGCGCCATTCATAACGTGTATTTGCGCGATGTAGCCACCGTAGAAGATGCCGCCGACGTTACCACCAGTTACGCCTTGGTTAATGGCAAACGGTCGGTTTACTTAGCGATAACCAAATCGGCCAACGCCTCGACCTGGGAAGTGGTGAAAAATTTAAAAAAAGCTTTGCCCCGTTTCCAAAGCCAGCTGCCGGCCGATGTAAAACTTTCCTACGAGTTTGACCAGTCGGTGTACGTGATTAATTCGGTAAAAAGTTTGATTACCGAAGGCGTAATTGGGGCTATTTTAACCGGTTTAATGGTTTTGCTCTTCCTGGGCGATAAGCGGGGAGCCCTGATTGTAATTTTAACTATCCCGACTTCGATTATTGCGGGCGTTTTGTTTTTGTACCTGTTTGGGCAAACCATTAACATCATGACCTTGAGCGGGTTATCACTGGCCATCGGGATATTGGTAGATGAATCCACGGTAACCATTGAAAACATTCACCAGCACCTGGATATGGGTAAACCTAAAGCTTTAGCCATTTGGGATGCCTGCCAGGAAATAGCTTTTCCCAAGTTGCTCATCTTGTTTTGTATTTTGGCGGTGTTCGCTCCGGCTTTAACCATGAAAGGTATTCCGGGGGCCTTGTTTCTGCCCTTGGCCCTGGCGATAGGCTTTTCCATGATTACCTCGTACTTGCTGGCCCAAACCTTTGTGCCCATAATGGCCAATTGGCTCTTGCTGGATCAGCACAAAACGAATCACGCGCTTCCGCCATCAAAAACGAGCCACGACCCGGCAGATACCTGGGATCAGAAGAAAATATTGCTGGAAAACAGTAAAGATGGTAAACTAACCCGGTTCGATAAATTCCGGTTACGTTTTCTGCGGTTGATAGAAGCCATGCTGCCTTTCCGGAAAGTAATTGTGCTGGGTTACGTGGTGGTGGCCCTTGGCTTGTCGGCGGTTTTACTTTCCACAATTGGGCGCGATGTTCTGCCGAAAGTAAACAGCGGCCAGTTTCAGGTGCGGTTACGGGCACCCGATGGTACCCGCATCGAGCGTACCGAAGCCAAACTGGTGAAAACCTTAAAAGTGCTCGAGAACATGGTAGGTCGGGAAAATATCGACATTTCCTCGGCATTTATCGGGCAGCATCCGGGTCAGTATTCCACGGCCCCAATTTATTTGTTTATGAGCGGACCGCAGGAAGCCGTATTGCAGGTAAATTTAAGTGAAGAATACCACGTGAATATGGATGAGCTTAAGGAGCAGTTCCGGAAAGAAATTAAAGCGGCTATGCCGGAGTTACAGGTTTCTTTCGAGCCGATTGAATTAACCGACAAGATTTTAAGCCAGGGCTCGCCCACGCCCATTGAAGTAAAAGTATCCGGAAAAAATAAAAAGCTGAACGAAGAATACGCGCAGAAAGTAACGCAAAATTTAAAAAAAATAGCTTATCTGCGCGATGTACAAATTGGTCAGGCCATTAAGTATCCTACTATTAATATTACTATCGATCGTACCCGGGCGGCCCAACTGGGTTTAAGCGTTTCGGATATTTCGCGGTCGCTGGTTGCTTCTACGTCCTCGTCGCGGTTTATCGAGAAAAACGTGTGGGTAGATGATAAAGCCAGCCAAACCTACAGCGTGCAGGTAGAAGTACCGGAATACAACATGGCCAGCATCAACGATATCCGCGAAATTCCGTTAATGGCTAACCGGGCCCGGCCCATATTAAGCGATGTGGCCGACATTGAACCGGCTACTTCGTACGGCGAAAACGATAACCTGGGCGTGTTGCCGGTAATTTCGGTTACCGCCAATTTAAACCAGAAAGATTTAGGTACCGCTTCGGCGGATGTGCAAACGGCTATAAAATCCCTGGGCGAACTGCCCCGCGGCTTAACCGTAGAAGCTACCGGCCTGACGCGCACGCTCGACGAAACCCTGGATAGTTTGCAATCGGGCCTGGTGGTAGCTATCGTGGTTATTTTTTTAATGTTGGCGGCTAATTTTCAATCGTTTAAAGTGTCGTTGGTCGTACTGTCTACGGTACCGGCCGTATTGCTGGGATCATTGGCTTTGCTGCTGGTAACCGGCTCTACGCTTAATTTGCAGTCGTACATGGGCATGATTATGTCGGTGGGCGTATCGGTATCGAATGCGGTTTTGCTGGTAACCAACGCCGAGCACCTGCGGCGCCACAATGGTAATGCGTTAGAATCGGCGAAAGAAGCCACCGCGCTTCGGTTGCGTCCGATCCTGATGACTAGTTTGGCCATGATTGCCGGTATGATTCCCATGGCGGCTGGTTTTGGCGAAGGCGGTGACCAGGCTTCGCCTTTAGGCCGGGCGGTAATTGGCGGTTTAGTAGCATCTACTTTTGCCGCTTTGCTCATTTTGCCATTGGTTTTTGCCTGGGTGCAAGGAAAAGCCAGTACTCAATCCGTATCCTTAGATCCGGAAGACAAGGAAAGTAAATTTTATATTCCCGCGGTTCATGAAAGTTAA